The Candidatus Methylomirabilota bacterium region GCATCCTGGTCTCCTTGTGCTCAGGGAGCGATGCCGATGCTGAAGATGCCCTTCAGGAAATCGAGGGTTCCGTACGCGGCCACCTTCGCGCCGCTGGCCGGCACCACCACCACGTCCTGTGCCTGCAGCGGCACGTCCTTCGTCCGGTCCCCCGCCATCACCGCCTTGAGGTCGATCCCTCCCATCTCCCGCCGCTCCCCTGTCGGAAGCGTCCGGATGATCTTCACCTCACCCCCCGCCCGCTTCGTCACCCCCCCGGCCTCCGTCAGCGCCTTCGACACCGTCGTCTCCCGCCGCAGCGTGTACGCCCCCCGCTTCTCCACCTCGCCCGCCACGTAGTAGGCGTTGGCCTCCGGCACGTACACCGCGTCCCCCGCCTCCACCACCACGTTCTGCCGCGGGTCTCCCGTCCGCATCAGCGTGTCCAGGTCCACCGC contains the following coding sequences:
- a CDS encoding SLBB domain-containing protein, whose amino-acid sequence is AVDLDTLMRTGDPRQNVVVEAGDAVYVPEANAYYVAGEVEKRGAYTLRRETTVSKALTEAGGVTKRAGGEVKIIRTLPTGERREMGGIDLKAVMAGDRTKDVPLQAQDVVVVPASGAKVAAYGTLDFLKGIFSIGIAP